A genome region from Haloarcula rubripromontorii includes the following:
- a CDS encoding beta-ketoacyl-ACP reductase: MNLDNQTCVVTGSSRGIGRGIAKDLGAHGANVVVNYRSSDAEARAVVEDIRDSGGTAIAAQADVAKLDEVRAMREKVADEFGSADVLVNNAGITIDKKFENMSRDDWETVIDVNLGGVFNGTKAFYDDIRDAEHGRLINISSVVGQQGNIGQANYATTKSGLFGFTRTLALELAHTGSTANCVAPGFVKTDMLEEVPERVQEKILREIPLDRFARVEDIAGIVRFVASEESSYMTGQVLGVNGGMEW, encoded by the coding sequence ATGAACCTGGATAATCAAACCTGTGTCGTCACTGGGTCCTCACGCGGTATCGGCCGCGGAATCGCCAAAGACCTCGGTGCTCACGGGGCTAACGTCGTCGTTAATTACCGGTCCTCGGACGCGGAAGCCCGTGCCGTCGTCGAGGACATCCGCGACAGCGGCGGCACCGCTATCGCGGCCCAGGCCGACGTGGCGAAACTCGATGAGGTCCGGGCGATGCGTGAGAAGGTGGCCGACGAGTTCGGTTCCGCAGACGTGCTCGTCAACAACGCTGGGATCACTATCGACAAAAAGTTCGAAAACATGAGCCGCGACGACTGGGAGACGGTGATCGATGTCAACCTTGGCGGCGTGTTCAACGGGACGAAAGCCTTCTACGACGACATCCGCGACGCCGAACACGGCCGACTGATAAATATCTCAAGCGTTGTCGGTCAGCAGGGGAACATCGGGCAGGCTAACTACGCGACGACGAAATCGGGGTTGTTCGGATTTACACGGACGCTCGCACTTGAATTAGCACACACGGGGTCAACCGCGAACTGCGTCGCGCCGGGCTTCGTCAAGACCGATATGCTGGAGGAGGTGCCCGAACGCGTTCAGGAGAAGATTCTGCGGGAGATTCCGCTCGACCGGTTCGCACGCGTCGAAGACATCGCCGGCATCGTGAGGTTCGTTGCCAGCGAGGAATCGAGCTACATGACAGGACAGGTACTTGGTGTCAACGGCGGGATGGAGTGGTAG
- a CDS encoding alpha-1 4-glucan-protein synthase, whose translation MTADICVMVPTIRNHECMRSYFQNARDHGFDLDRLFVVLITEDFCDTDAMEQMLDEEGVDGAVYDGTAREAWFETHGAGEYSHLIPEASHAQTSFGLLYMWANDYEYGVFIDDDTLPHEDADFFGTHMENLAYEGEIETVSSDEQWVNVLYQNEDEHGLYPRGYPYAAMDEAVETETTEVDDVVASQGLWTNVPDLDAVRILMDGDLQGQAQTRTTAADFGEDFVAAEGQYLTVCSMNLAFRREVIPAFYQLPMDDNEWDVGRFDDIWSGVFLKRACDVLGKQIYNGDPLCEHNKAPRSTFSDLTNEVHGLELNEHVWEIVDEAGADADSYAEVFDAIGTAMADGDFSDWENGAFLNYCGEFMLDWLECLDELDDAATEQVPATADD comes from the coding sequence ATGACAGCCGACATCTGCGTAATGGTGCCGACGATTCGAAACCACGAATGCATGCGGTCGTACTTCCAGAACGCCCGGGACCATGGGTTCGATCTGGACCGACTGTTCGTCGTCCTCATCACCGAGGACTTCTGTGACACCGACGCGATGGAACAGATGCTCGACGAAGAGGGCGTCGACGGAGCCGTCTACGACGGAACCGCCCGCGAGGCGTGGTTCGAGACCCACGGCGCGGGCGAATACTCGCATCTAATCCCCGAAGCAAGCCACGCACAGACCTCGTTTGGCCTCCTGTACATGTGGGCCAACGACTACGAGTACGGCGTGTTCATCGACGACGACACGCTCCCACACGAGGACGCCGACTTCTTCGGGACGCACATGGAGAACCTCGCCTACGAAGGCGAGATCGAGACGGTCAGCTCCGACGAGCAGTGGGTCAACGTCCTCTACCAGAACGAAGACGAACACGGCCTCTACCCGCGTGGCTACCCCTACGCCGCGATGGACGAAGCGGTCGAGACCGAGACCACCGAGGTTGACGATGTGGTCGCCTCGCAGGGCCTCTGGACGAACGTGCCCGACCTCGACGCTGTTCGTATCCTGATGGACGGCGACCTGCAGGGACAGGCGCAGACCCGCACGACTGCTGCGGACTTCGGTGAGGACTTCGTCGCCGCCGAGGGGCAGTACCTCACCGTCTGCTCGATGAACCTCGCCTTCCGCCGCGAGGTCATCCCGGCGTTCTACCAGCTCCCGATGGACGACAACGAGTGGGACGTCGGCCGCTTCGACGACATCTGGTCCGGCGTCTTCCTCAAGCGCGCCTGCGACGTGCTGGGCAAGCAGATCTACAACGGCGACCCGCTGTGTGAGCACAACAAAGCGCCTCGCTCGACGTTTTCGGACCTCACAAACGAGGTCCACGGACTCGAACTCAACGAGCACGTCTGGGAAATCGTCGACGAGGCCGGTGCGGACGCAGACTCCTATGCCGAAGTGTTCGACGCGATCGGCACGGCGATGGCCGACGGCGATTTCAGCGACTGGGAAAACGGTGCCTTCCTTAACTACTGCGGCGAATTCATGCTCGACTGGCTGGAATGCCTCGACGAACTGGACGACGCCGCGACGGAACAGGTCCCCGCAACCGCCGACGACTAG
- a CDS encoding extracellular solute-binding protein, giving the protein MTGRNSTQSRRRFLALSGTTATAAIAGCSGILGGGDGGDGGSDGGTGSGTGQLSLSDFRGSGPLVAQRDAPGGTSIEELPDLSGELTLYLGGGEGGLYLDLIELFEQLYPDFSANHRLEASSDLANTIIEENEAGASPADVFMSIDAGSLGAVANAGATASLPEEALSTVPDAYQDSEGRWVGIAGRARAIPYNTNQISESDIPSTVQEFPEAAALENSMGWAPSYGAFQSFVTAMRLIRGDDETRAWLQAMQDHGISTYADEFRVSNACADGELTAGFANHYYTLRVQSARESAPIGLAFTEGDAGALVNVSGLEIINGTDNADLAANFVRHVLSAEAQEFFATRTFAYPMIPGVAPVGDLPRIDDLNPPDINLTELADVAGTVDLLRDAGVL; this is encoded by the coding sequence ATGACGGGACGTAACTCGACGCAGTCACGACGACGCTTCCTCGCCCTCAGTGGCACCACCGCGACAGCAGCGATTGCCGGCTGTTCCGGTATTCTCGGTGGAGGCGACGGCGGCGATGGCGGAAGCGACGGTGGAACCGGTTCCGGGACCGGACAGCTTTCCCTCTCGGACTTCCGTGGCTCCGGCCCGCTGGTGGCACAGCGAGACGCCCCTGGCGGGACATCAATCGAGGAGCTGCCGGACCTCAGCGGCGAACTGACGCTGTACCTCGGTGGTGGCGAGGGTGGCCTCTACCTCGACCTCATCGAACTGTTCGAACAGCTGTATCCTGATTTCTCCGCGAACCACCGGCTCGAAGCATCCAGTGACCTCGCGAACACCATCATCGAGGAGAACGAGGCGGGCGCGAGCCCCGCCGACGTGTTCATGTCAATCGACGCCGGCTCACTCGGTGCCGTGGCAAACGCCGGGGCGACCGCGAGTCTCCCCGAAGAGGCGCTGTCGACGGTCCCCGACGCCTATCAGGACAGCGAGGGCCGCTGGGTGGGCATCGCCGGCCGCGCCCGAGCGATTCCGTACAACACGAACCAGATCTCCGAATCCGACATCCCGTCGACGGTTCAGGAGTTCCCCGAGGCGGCCGCCCTCGAAAACAGCATGGGCTGGGCGCCGAGCTACGGCGCGTTCCAGTCGTTCGTCACCGCGATGCGACTCATCCGCGGCGACGACGAGACGCGGGCGTGGCTCCAGGCGATGCAGGACCACGGCATCAGCACCTATGCTGACGAGTTCCGCGTCTCCAACGCCTGCGCCGACGGTGAACTGACCGCCGGCTTCGCCAACCACTACTACACGCTCCGGGTCCAGTCCGCCCGCGAGAGCGCGCCCATCGGCCTCGCGTTCACCGAGGGCGATGCCGGGGCACTCGTCAACGTCTCGGGCCTCGAAATCATCAACGGCACCGACAACGCGGACCTGGCAGCGAACTTCGTCCGGCACGTCCTCTCGGCGGAGGCACAGGAGTTCTTCGCCACCCGAACGTTCGCGTACCCGATGATTCCGGGCGTTGCACCGGTCGGCGACCTGCCGCGTATCGACGACCTGAACCCGCCGGACATCAACCTGACCGAGCTGGCTGACGTGGCCGGAACCGTTGACTTACTTCGGGACGCTGGCGTCCTCTAA
- a CDS encoding ABC transporter permease — protein MGTKDRYERLREQATTSERDSSPHTLLAVVSLAISLLLLAPLIWVFLRAGEIEFARAVELLTSDTTVSVTLNTLALVTGVTVASILIGVPLAILTAQTDLPFKRFWTITSALPLVVPSYIGAFAFVSAFGPRGVLADLLSPLGIEQIPTIYGLHGAILVLTLFTYPYVFLTTRASLLSFDGTVVEAARTLNHTRWEAFRRVTLPQIAPGIAAGALLVALYTLSDFGTPAIMQYDVFTRMIYNEFGARRLDYASVLSMLLLVMALGILAVESRLNAGRDGAYVSSGSRRPGLIRLGYWKGPALLFCGAIASLCLVLPVGILLQWLLRSGTGYSGGGFTFDAAYAWNSVGLAAAAAAICVVAALPIAYLSARGSSGFSSLPERATYVGYAVPGVVLGLALVYLGLRYVPFLYQSVILLVFAYVIRFLPQAVGTTESSILQVDPSYIEAARSLGYHPLSAFRKVVLPLVAPGIAAGAALVFLTTMKELPATLMLRPTGFETFVTYIWLVQGAGYYGQAAVPALVLVGLSGLSMLVILRREDTS, from the coding sequence ATGGGCACAAAAGACCGCTACGAGCGGCTTCGGGAGCAAGCGACGACGTCGGAGAGAGACTCGTCTCCGCACACGCTGCTCGCAGTGGTCTCGCTCGCAATCTCGCTGCTGTTACTGGCACCGCTGATTTGGGTGTTTCTCCGAGCAGGTGAAATCGAGTTCGCGCGTGCGGTAGAACTACTCACGAGCGACACGACCGTCTCGGTGACGCTGAACACGCTGGCGCTGGTGACCGGAGTCACCGTCGCGTCGATTCTCATCGGCGTCCCGCTGGCGATTCTCACCGCCCAGACGGACCTGCCGTTCAAGCGGTTCTGGACGATCACGTCCGCGCTGCCGCTGGTCGTCCCGAGTTACATCGGGGCCTTCGCGTTCGTTTCAGCGTTTGGCCCTCGCGGCGTCCTCGCGGACCTGCTCTCGCCGCTCGGCATCGAGCAGATCCCGACGATATACGGCCTGCACGGCGCGATACTTGTGCTGACACTGTTTACGTACCCGTACGTGTTCCTGACCACGCGCGCGTCGCTGCTGTCGTTCGACGGGACCGTCGTCGAGGCCGCCCGGACGCTGAATCACACGCGCTGGGAGGCGTTCCGCCGCGTCACGTTGCCACAGATCGCGCCGGGCATCGCGGCCGGTGCGCTGCTGGTGGCGCTGTACACGCTTTCGGACTTCGGCACACCGGCGATTATGCAGTACGACGTGTTCACGCGGATGATCTACAACGAGTTCGGTGCCCGCCGGCTCGACTACGCCTCCGTCCTCTCGATGCTGTTGCTCGTGATGGCGCTTGGTATCCTCGCCGTCGAGTCCCGCCTCAACGCCGGGCGAGACGGGGCCTACGTCAGCAGCGGCTCGCGCCGGCCCGGTCTCATCAGGCTCGGCTACTGGAAGGGGCCGGCGCTGCTGTTTTGCGGCGCTATCGCGTCGCTGTGTCTGGTGCTTCCGGTCGGCATCCTGCTCCAGTGGCTCCTCCGGTCAGGTACGGGCTACAGCGGCGGCGGGTTCACCTTCGATGCGGCCTACGCCTGGAACTCGGTCGGCCTCGCCGCAGCCGCGGCCGCCATCTGTGTCGTGGCAGCGCTCCCGATAGCGTATCTCTCCGCGCGCGGTAGTTCGGGCTTCTCGTCGCTCCCCGAGCGGGCCACGTACGTCGGCTACGCCGTTCCCGGTGTCGTCCTCGGTCTGGCGCTCGTGTATCTCGGGCTCCGGTACGTCCCCTTCCTGTACCAGAGCGTCATCCTGCTGGTGTTTGCCTACGTGATTCGGTTCCTCCCGCAGGCCGTCGGGACGACCGAATCCTCGATTCTGCAGGTCGATCCGAGCTATATCGAGGCGGCGCGGTCCCTGGGCTACCACCCACTCTCGGCGTTTCGGAAAGTCGTCTTACCGCTCGTTGCCCCAGGTATCGCCGCCGGGGCCGCGCTAGTGTTCCTGACGACCATGAAGGAATTGCCGGCAACGCTGATGTTACGCCCGACGGGCTTCGAAACCTTCGTCACGTACATCTGGCTCGTCCAGGGTGCCGGCTACTACGGACAGGCAGCGGTCCCGGCTCTCGTGCTCGTCGGCCTTTCCGGACTCTCGATGCTGGTCATTCTTCGACGGGAGGACACAAGCTAA
- a CDS encoding ABC transporter ATP-binding protein, with protein MSRQTRTQQTSDFDDVDAAVANPNRTVLELDDVSKDYGHEVAVENLSLDVKDGELLTLLGPSGCGKTTTLRMIAGLERPSDGRISIADEVIADGSSFRKPEERNIGIVFQDYALFPHLTVAENIAFGLTEMDEQAVTERVDELLELVDLSSHHDKMPSQLSGGQQQRVALARSLAPEPDVLLLDEPFSNLDVRLRVEMREEVRKILKRAGVTAISVTHDQEEALSISDRVAIMNDGTIAQVGDPAEVFENPESRFVASFLGQASFLSARVTSDVIETGLGSFDIELLNGPVEAYNGAMVDVLVRPDDLQAMPTNESQADGYVVHRQYNGPSFVYRVELHSGDVVHCMHNHVETFEPGQPVEVDLVADHDLAWYPTE; from the coding sequence ATGTCTCGACAAACACGCACACAGCAAACATCGGACTTCGACGACGTGGACGCAGCGGTAGCAAACCCGAACCGGACCGTCCTGGAACTGGACGATGTGTCCAAAGATTACGGACACGAGGTCGCCGTCGAGAACCTCTCGCTCGATGTGAAAGACGGCGAACTGCTGACACTACTTGGGCCATCCGGTTGCGGGAAGACGACGACACTCCGGATGATCGCCGGGCTGGAACGCCCCTCTGACGGCCGGATATCGATTGCTGACGAAGTCATCGCCGATGGCTCCTCGTTCCGGAAGCCAGAGGAGCGCAACATCGGAATCGTCTTTCAGGACTACGCGCTGTTCCCGCATCTCACCGTCGCCGAGAACATCGCCTTCGGACTGACCGAGATGGACGAGCAGGCTGTCACCGAGCGGGTCGACGAACTGCTGGAACTTGTCGACCTCTCGTCCCATCACGACAAGATGCCGAGCCAGCTTTCCGGCGGCCAGCAACAGCGCGTCGCGCTCGCGCGCTCGCTGGCTCCGGAACCGGATGTTCTGCTGCTCGACGAACCGTTCTCGAACCTCGACGTGCGCCTGCGCGTCGAGATGCGCGAGGAGGTTCGCAAAATCCTGAAACGAGCCGGCGTTACCGCCATCTCAGTGACCCACGACCAGGAGGAGGCCCTCTCGATAAGCGACCGCGTCGCCATCATGAACGACGGGACCATCGCTCAGGTCGGTGACCCCGCTGAAGTGTTTGAAAACCCCGAGAGCCGCTTCGTTGCGAGCTTTCTGGGACAGGCGAGTTTCCTCTCGGCCCGGGTGACCAGCGATGTCATCGAGACCGGACTGGGCTCGTTCGACATCGAGTTGCTGAACGGGCCGGTCGAGGCCTACAACGGCGCGATGGTGGACGTGCTGGTCCGCCCCGACGACCTGCAGGCGATGCCGACAAACGAGTCCCAGGCCGACGGCTACGTCGTCCACCGCCAGTACAACGGGCCGTCGTTCGTCTACCGGGTCGAACTCCACAGTGGCGATGTCGTCCACTGTATGCACAACCACGTCGAGACCTTCGAACCGGGCCAGCCGGTCGAAGTTGATCTGGTCGCCGACCACGATCTGGCCTGGTATCCGACGGAATGA
- a CDS encoding ArnT family glycosyltransferase — protein sequence MTRLRRPGVQAGLIALLGGLAVFTLAHVVFPHHTTNHDEGVYLQQAAMLLEGQLFMYPPVEESFRPWFFVADGERLYPKYAPVPAAMFAVGKLLGGYRVALGLIGTGVLALTYHTVREAFDARTGVVATLLMVGSPLFLIEASVFLSYVPATLWNLGFAAAYLHADRTGSRKTAAAAGLSIGVGFFARPYTAVLFATPFILHALWSLRTLDPARFTRLSVTAVGGLTGVAATLAYNHVVTGSALLFPYEVFAPQDGPGFGHREILGYSREFTPAMSLDANAELLWKLLTQWLVAGPLGTAAAAVGLGAVVRRGIDGRQAALAGVLLTVPLGNGYFWGTVNMLGDLSDPTDGLVAFLGPFYHVDMLVPLTAFGAVGVVTVARWTRLLVTDRVSADRVRPVLITVALCGAALGGGAAITTAAEPVSDNYEVTQQLEQAYTPFEERDLDNSLVLLPTPYGDWLNHPFQSVRNDPGFDGDTVYAMQHRQFEVIDAYPDRTYYRYAFRGEWVPFLGLPVEPRLQPVSVAEGETVQTDVSASVPEQAALVSIRLTSDGENDYATVTGTDRLDLRLSTARNRTRLTGDGIEDQVSVPTPDDGTVTLIMFVDYGTGAGFEYRAELPVDRTDEGVRTLTPRLEVCKDQRRCGGEAAYVPGTHRDGISMNATTTAETT from the coding sequence ATGACGCGACTGCGCCGGCCGGGGGTACAGGCGGGGCTGATAGCGTTGCTCGGCGGGCTCGCCGTCTTTACGCTCGCCCACGTCGTCTTTCCTCATCATACGACCAACCATGACGAAGGCGTCTACCTTCAGCAGGCCGCCATGCTGCTTGAGGGGCAACTGTTCATGTACCCGCCGGTCGAGGAGTCGTTCCGACCGTGGTTCTTTGTGGCCGACGGTGAGCGGTTGTATCCGAAATACGCCCCAGTCCCGGCGGCGATGTTTGCCGTCGGGAAACTGCTCGGCGGCTACCGCGTCGCACTCGGCCTGATTGGGACTGGCGTCCTAGCGCTGACCTACCACACCGTCCGCGAGGCGTTCGACGCCCGGACGGGGGTGGTTGCGACACTTCTCATGGTCGGATCGCCGCTGTTTCTCATCGAGGCCTCGGTGTTTCTCTCGTACGTGCCGGCGACGCTCTGGAATCTCGGGTTCGCCGCGGCGTATCTCCACGCCGACCGGACCGGAAGCCGAAAAACGGCGGCGGCTGCCGGGCTCTCCATCGGCGTCGGCTTCTTCGCACGGCCGTACACGGCGGTGCTGTTTGCGACGCCGTTCATCCTCCACGCGCTGTGGTCGCTCCGGACGCTCGACCCGGCGCGGTTCACGCGCCTGTCAGTGACTGCTGTCGGCGGGCTTACCGGTGTCGCTGCGACGCTTGCATACAACCACGTCGTCACCGGCTCAGCCCTACTGTTCCCGTACGAGGTGTTCGCCCCGCAGGACGGGCCGGGCTTTGGCCACCGGGAAATTCTGGGCTACTCGCGAGAGTTCACGCCGGCGATGTCACTGGACGCCAATGCCGAACTCCTCTGGAAGCTCCTCACCCAGTGGCTCGTCGCCGGGCCGCTGGGAACGGCGGCGGCAGCCGTCGGCCTCGGGGCCGTCGTGCGTCGTGGGATAGACGGCCGGCAGGCGGCGCTGGCAGGCGTCCTCCTGACGGTCCCGCTCGGCAACGGCTACTTCTGGGGCACCGTGAACATGCTCGGCGACCTCTCGGACCCGACGGACGGCCTAGTCGCTTTCCTTGGGCCGTTTTACCACGTCGATATGCTCGTCCCGCTGACGGCGTTCGGTGCCGTCGGTGTCGTTACCGTTGCCCGATGGACACGGCTGCTGGTCACCGACCGGGTCAGCGCGGATCGGGTCCGTCCAGTCCTGATCACTGTGGCGCTCTGTGGCGCAGCGCTTGGCGGCGGTGCGGCCATCACAACGGCGGCCGAGCCGGTCTCGGACAACTACGAAGTGACCCAGCAGCTAGAGCAGGCTTACACGCCCTTCGAGGAGCGAGACCTCGACAACAGTCTCGTCTTACTCCCGACACCGTACGGCGACTGGCTGAATCACCCCTTCCAGTCGGTTCGTAACGATCCCGGCTTCGATGGCGACACGGTCTACGCGATGCAACACCGCCAGTTCGAGGTCATCGACGCCTACCCCGACCGGACCTACTACCGCTACGCGTTCCGCGGCGAGTGGGTCCCGTTCCTGGGACTGCCCGTCGAGCCGCGGCTCCAGCCGGTGTCGGTCGCCGAGGGCGAGACGGTCCAGACGGACGTGTCGGCGTCGGTCCCGGAACAGGCCGCGCTGGTCTCGATTCGGCTCACCAGCGACGGTGAGAACGACTACGCGACCGTCACCGGGACCGACCGGCTGGACCTGCGGCTCTCGACGGCCCGGAACCGGACGCGGCTTACCGGCGATGGGATCGAGGATCAGGTCAGCGTGCCGACGCCGGACGACGGGACGGTGACGCTGATTATGTTCGTCGACTACGGTACTGGTGCGGGCTTCGAGTACCGGGCAGAACTCCCCGTCGACCGGACGGACGAGGGCGTGCGGACGCTGACGCCGCGGCTTGAAGTCTGTAAGGATCAGCGCCGCTGCGGCGGCGAGGCGGCGTACGTCCCGGGCACGCACCGCGACGGAATCAGCATGAACGCGACCACGACAGCGGAAACCACGTGA
- a CDS encoding gluconate 2-dehydrogenase subunit 3 family protein gives MTDYELTRRDALKALGAAGVTVGGAAALTWDRSEDEPAERSEDETNDTESEFGDHERETYRAVAAIVYPSEVAGVREFVDSYVTGRVEADPERATEMTTAVADLDAYTREWEDTVFTALDTDTQEETLRGMGVKAADPDPHGDPRHRVRYYLVNDLLFALYSSPTGGELVGIENPQGYPGGTSSYQQPPNNR, from the coding sequence ATGACTGACTACGAACTCACCAGACGCGACGCGCTGAAAGCCCTCGGTGCGGCGGGCGTCACCGTCGGCGGCGCGGCGGCGCTCACCTGGGACCGGTCCGAGGACGAACCCGCCGAGAGGAGCGAGGACGAGACCAACGACACCGAATCGGAGTTCGGCGACCACGAGCGCGAGACGTATCGTGCTGTCGCCGCTATTGTCTATCCGAGCGAGGTAGCGGGCGTCCGGGAATTCGTCGACAGCTACGTCACCGGCCGGGTCGAGGCAGACCCTGAGCGAGCGACAGAAATGACGACCGCTGTTGCGGACCTCGACGCGTACACCCGAGAATGGGAGGACACAGTCTTCACTGCGTTGGACACAGACACACAGGAAGAAACGCTGCGGGGAATGGGCGTCAAGGCTGCCGACCCGGACCCACATGGCGACCCGAGGCACCGCGTCCGCTACTACCTCGTCAACGACCTCCTGTTCGCGCTGTACAGTTCGCCGACCGGCGGCGAGCTTGTCGGGATCGAGAATCCGCAGGGCTACCCCGGCGGAACGAGTAGCTACCAGCAGCCACCGAACAACCGATAG
- a CDS encoding dolichyl-phosphate hexose transferase, with protein sequence MAIQGSRAEDSAGYTFDDLAVVMGTYNEEEAIGTVLDDIATVTDGRAEVVCVDGSSDRTPEIAREHGATVIEQEPQGYGVAVREAVLTPDRPVVVTTDCDDTYPMERLPDFLAEINDGADVVSGDRLYYGAEQMPAMNKLGNELFALLASVLMGKRVHDTTTGMRAYRREVLQKVVWTENTGLSAELLMRPLMRGYDVRERPIEYDERKGETKLDPFSGGAAIAKSIVRVALEERFR encoded by the coding sequence ATGGCTATTCAGGGCTCGCGGGCTGAAGATTCAGCCGGCTACACGTTTGACGACCTCGCGGTCGTCATGGGGACGTACAACGAGGAAGAAGCAATCGGCACTGTTCTCGACGATATCGCGACAGTGACCGACGGCCGTGCCGAGGTCGTCTGCGTCGACGGCTCCAGCGACCGGACGCCGGAAATCGCACGAGAACACGGTGCGACAGTCATCGAACAGGAACCGCAAGGGTACGGCGTGGCGGTCCGCGAAGCCGTGCTGACGCCGGACCGGCCGGTCGTCGTCACGACGGACTGTGACGACACGTACCCGATGGAACGTCTCCCCGATTTCCTTGCAGAAATAAACGACGGGGCCGATGTCGTCAGCGGCGACCGGCTGTACTACGGGGCCGAACAGATGCCGGCGATGAACAAACTCGGGAACGAGCTGTTCGCCCTACTCGCGAGTGTGCTCATGGGCAAGCGCGTCCACGACACGACCACCGGAATGCGCGCCTACCGCCGCGAGGTCCTCCAGAAGGTCGTCTGGACCGAGAACACTGGGCTTTCGGCGGAACTGCTCATGCGGCCGCTGATGCGCGGCTACGACGTGCGTGAACGGCCTATCGAGTACGACGAGCGGAAAGGTGAGACGAAACTCGACCCGTTCTCCGGCGGGGCTGCCATCGCAAAGTCTATCGTCCGGGTCGCGCTCGAAGAACGGTTCCGATAA
- a CDS encoding helix-turn-helix transcriptional regulator, with protein MGVESLIQYVRTSSVRTDIIGALCPGAKATNELLSAVTASESAIYDALSNLEGRGLVTSMDDRWRLTGTGRLVADTIHRQQRLEELFAVDSQYWESHDTSVLPQPFRCRLPEVDDYTVIRGTQTDINRPVREVVSRVESVPHCDVVSPVYHPEYESAMPDNDESRLVVSCAVIDEMLETESVSLDINRFEETTVRVTPVPYALAVADNWMIITLPELDGAWPSAKIISETDGAISWARDLFTHLWEDATPVEMYLDGH; from the coding sequence ATGGGCGTAGAATCGCTAATTCAGTACGTCCGAACGTCGTCTGTCCGGACGGACATCATCGGCGCGCTGTGTCCCGGAGCCAAAGCCACGAACGAACTGCTGTCAGCAGTTACTGCGAGCGAATCAGCGATTTACGACGCGCTCTCGAACCTCGAAGGCCGTGGCCTGGTTACCTCGATGGATGACAGGTGGCGACTTACCGGTACCGGCCGCCTCGTCGCGGATACGATTCACCGCCAGCAACGGCTTGAGGAACTCTTCGCCGTCGACTCTCAGTACTGGGAGTCTCACGACACGTCAGTGCTACCACAGCCGTTCCGGTGTCGACTGCCTGAAGTTGATGACTACACGGTCATCCGTGGCACGCAAACCGACATCAACCGACCGGTCCGGGAAGTCGTGTCCCGCGTCGAAAGCGTCCCTCACTGCGATGTCGTCTCGCCCGTCTACCACCCCGAGTACGAGTCGGCGATGCCGGACAACGACGAATCGCGGCTAGTGGTCAGTTGTGCTGTAATCGACGAGATGCTCGAGACGGAGTCCGTCTCGCTCGATATAAATCGGTTCGAGGAAACGACCGTTCGTGTCACGCCCGTCCCGTATGCACTCGCCGTCGCCGACAACTGGATGATCATCACGCTTCCAGAACTCGACGGTGCCTGGCCGTCGGCGAAGATAATCTCCGAGACGGACGGCGCTATTTCGTGGGCACGGGACCTGTTTACGCACCTCTGGGAAGATGCAACCCCGGTAGAAATGTATCTCGACGGTCACTGA